In Anaerolineales bacterium, a single genomic region encodes these proteins:
- a CDS encoding glycosyltransferase family 39 protein has protein sequence MILLLALGLRLWGLDNGLPHGQVTDESSGISASLRIASGAPPDYAYIRAGWDIMQWSALGPYYAALKLTNPGFSTADFEALYFTHREYFILVVRIMTVFLTLAGVFLAYLTGRELTGNDGGGLLAGLFMGVQPFAAYLAHYSLSDNMGLLGVTITLTASVYMARRGTRWSYILGGIGLTIAMLGHLQTVVVGIALVLAHIIYWWRQPGRPISFLATHWLWALLAFVVSHLILNPYIILDTDAVLSDIGFIFSERFSTTNTLAERIENIKANALLPLIPMRPYLALLSLAGTALAILRRRLEPLVLAVFLILFSFSMMPAPGPRITFWLATAFPVAILGAYAIWTWSQYERRKQRWIAVSVGSIALVLALGECLLIDSAMAAPNTRSAAYEYIIQHIPENSRILIGEPFTFSVPLARNATSIQRMQTLTTLPPSYAYRLSHPDLFHQPEYDLFGAEFQSQITDHATWWNFVRANDIEYVIENDYCQGSSRYGVDSVIEFPVIDDQTRTELQLVQVFSPFRSESCEQSIENRTPMEKMDLLGWIRVGPVIRLYRVPAA, from the coding sequence TTGATCCTGCTGTTGGCACTTGGGCTGCGGCTGTGGGGCCTTGACAATGGGTTGCCCCACGGGCAGGTGACGGACGAGAGTTCGGGCATCTCGGCTTCATTGAGAATCGCGTCGGGTGCTCCGCCCGATTATGCCTACATTCGTGCGGGCTGGGATATCATGCAATGGTCGGCTCTAGGCCCGTATTATGCGGCGCTTAAATTAACAAATCCCGGATTCTCGACTGCGGATTTTGAAGCGCTGTATTTCACCCACCGGGAATATTTTATTCTGGTGGTGCGCATTATGACGGTTTTCTTGACGCTGGCGGGCGTGTTTTTAGCCTATTTGACGGGCCGAGAACTGACTGGTAATGACGGGGGTGGATTGCTCGCCGGGCTGTTTATGGGCGTCCAACCTTTCGCTGCGTATCTGGCTCATTATTCGCTTTCAGACAACATGGGACTCCTGGGTGTCACGATAACCCTGACGGCGTCCGTGTATATGGCTCGGCGCGGCACACGCTGGTCCTATATCCTGGGTGGAATCGGACTGACAATCGCCATGCTAGGCCATCTGCAAACGGTTGTCGTTGGTATCGCACTGGTACTGGCCCATATAATCTATTGGTGGCGGCAGCCCGGGCGTCCGATCTCATTCTTGGCAACACACTGGTTGTGGGCTTTGCTGGCGTTTGTCGTAAGCCACCTAATTTTAAACCCTTACATTATCCTGGATACGGACGCGGTTCTCAGCGACATCGGTTTTATTTTCAGCGAGCGGTTCAGTACTACGAACACCCTCGCAGAGCGAATTGAAAACATCAAGGCCAACGCTCTGCTGCCATTAATCCCGATGCGGCCTTATCTTGCATTGCTATCCCTCGCCGGAACGGCACTGGCAATCCTGCGTCGCAGACTTGAACCGCTAGTTCTCGCCGTTTTCCTGATTTTATTCTCGTTTAGCATGATGCCCGCGCCGGGACCGCGAATCACATTCTGGCTGGCGACCGCCTTCCCGGTGGCGATACTTGGCGCCTATGCCATATGGACTTGGTCGCAGTACGAACGGCGGAAGCAACGCTGGATTGCCGTCAGTGTAGGCTCAATTGCACTGGTATTGGCCCTTGGCGAATGCCTATTGATAGACAGCGCCATGGCTGCTCCAAATACGCGATCTGCGGCATACGAGTATATTATCCAGCACATCCCGGAAAATTCCCGCATCTTGATCGGTGAGCCTTTTACCTTCAGCGTGCCGCTGGCGCGTAACGCGACCAGTATCCAGCGGATGCAAACGCTGACGACCCTCCCGCCCAGTTACGCGTATAGGTTGTCGCATCCGGACCTTTTCCACCAGCCTGAGTATGATCTTTTCGGCGCGGAGTTCCAATCCCAAATCACGGATCACGCGACATGGTGGAATTTCGTCCGGGCGAATGACATTGAATATGTGATCGAAAACGATTATTGCCAGGGATCCAGCCGTTACGGCGTGGACAGTGTCATTGAGTTCCCCGTGATAGATGACCAAACCCGCACTGAGCTGCAACTTGTTCAAGTCTTTTCGCCGTTTCGATCGGAAAGCTGCGAGCAAAGCATCGAAAACCGAACGCCAATGGAAAAGATGGATTTGCTGGGTTGGATTCGAGTAGGGCCAGTGATTCGCTTGTATCGTGTTCCGGCGGCATAA
- a CDS encoding glycosyltransferase, with amino-acid sequence MDKKPERPLRIVLVIARLNVGGPATHVIELAAGLPRGRFEVRLVSGREGRGEAGMHYLAAERGVKPEILSALSPRLGPADLAAFVQLLRLFRSWKPDVVHTHTAKAGALGRAAARCAGVPAVIHTFHGHVLRGYFPRPVEVFFRSVERGLTRISDRIVTLSPALKADLAEMGVADPAKIEIIPLGMDLKPLLGCDPRRGELRSELGIGAEEKLIGIVGRLVPIKNHRLFLEAARSMVNSGVPARFIIVGDGEMREPLGQYAFELGIRERVHFLGWRKDMVPVYAGLDLLALTSANEGTPVAVIEAMAAGVPVAAAAVGGVPDVVRDGLTGRLFPAGDAGAAVRAWREALAEKEPTERMRVLARREVEERFGRERMLSAMAALYEALARGKAGAPGPR; translated from the coding sequence ATGGACAAAAAACCCGAACGCCCCCTGCGGATCGTCCTCGTCATCGCGCGACTGAACGTCGGTGGGCCGGCCACGCACGTGATCGAGTTGGCGGCTGGGCTTCCCCGCGGCCGCTTTGAAGTTCGGCTGGTTTCCGGGCGCGAGGGGCGCGGCGAGGCCGGGATGCATTACCTGGCCGCCGAACGAGGCGTCAAACCGGAAATCCTCTCCGCCCTTTCCCCCCGCCTCGGACCCGCCGATCTGGCCGCGTTCGTCCAACTCCTGCGCCTGTTCCGGTCGTGGAAGCCCGACGTGGTCCACACCCACACGGCCAAAGCCGGAGCGCTCGGGCGGGCGGCGGCCCGCTGCGCCGGGGTCCCGGCCGTTATCCACACATTTCACGGACACGTCCTGCGCGGATATTTTCCCCGGCCGGTTGAGGTCTTTTTCCGCTCGGTGGAACGCGGATTGACGCGGATCAGCGACCGGATCGTCACCCTCAGCCCGGCGCTGAAGGCCGATCTGGCGGAGATGGGCGTCGCCGATCCGGCCAAGATTGAGATCATCCCGCTTGGAATGGACCTCAAACCCCTGCTCGGGTGCGATCCGCGCCGCGGCGAATTGCGGTCGGAATTGGGAATCGGCGCCGAAGAAAAACTGATCGGGATCGTCGGCCGGCTGGTGCCGATCAAGAATCACCGCCTTTTTTTGGAGGCGGCGCGAAGCATGGTAAACTCGGGGGTCCCGGCCCGGTTTATCATCGTCGGGGACGGCGAAATGCGGGAGCCGCTCGGGCAATACGCTTTCGAATTGGGGATCCGGGAGCGCGTGCATTTCCTGGGATGGCGAAAAGACATGGTTCCGGTCTATGCCGGACTGGATCTGCTCGCGCTGACTTCCGCAAACGAGGGCACCCCCGTGGCGGTGATCGAAGCCATGGCCGCCGGCGTGCCGGTGGCGGCCGCGGCGGTGGGAGGCGTGCCGGACGTCGTCCGGGACGGATTGACCGGACGGCTCTTCCCGGCCGGCGACGCCGGTGCTGCGGTCCGGGCCTGGCGCGAGGCCCTTGCGGAAAAAGAACCGACGGAGCGGATGCGCGTGCTCGCCCGCCGGGAAGTGGAGGAACGTTTCGGCCGTGAGCGGATGCTTTCCGCCATGGCCGCGCTGTACGAGGCGCTCGCCCGCGGCAAAGCGGGCGCGCCCGGCCCGCGGTGA